A genomic stretch from Myxocyprinus asiaticus isolate MX2 ecotype Aquarium Trade chromosome 24, UBuf_Myxa_2, whole genome shotgun sequence includes:
- the npm2a gene encoding nucleoplasmin-2a: MTLCALRGSQATAVFKADNDLLENQFFIKTICLREEAGDEMHVVAVCDGISGPKPLPIATLHHCMPVISFPVLELIPPVTFKLCSGKGPLLISALHITLNPIEMTE; this comes from the exons ATGACTCT TTGTGCACTCCGTGGTTCTCAGGCCACAGCTGTCTTTAAAGCAGATAATGATCTTCTGGAGAACCAGTTTTTCATCAAAACG ATATGTCTTAGAGAGGAGGCAGGAGATGAGATGCATGTTGTGGCTGTTTGTGATGGGATCAGTGGTCCCAAACCATTGCCCATCGCTACCCTTCACCATTGTATGCCAGTG ATCAGCTTTCCTGTTTTGGAGCTTATACCCCCTGTCACCTTTAAATTGTGTTCTGGAAAAGGACCTTTGTTAATTTCTGCTCTGCATATTACAT TGAATCCTATTGAAATGACTGAGTGA